A section of the bacterium genome encodes:
- a CDS encoding T9SS type A sorting domain-containing protein — protein MKITGKILFLLIFVIFLLSTAIHAQDSLNVRVISKVLSGPYNDIFKCGNYCYAGGGSRLSIIDVSNPARPIEVGHYYVPFYISDIFVVDTLAYVTDLVTGLHIINVSNPAMPHEVGSFTSRWGAYEVQIVGDYAYLAGIDGLIILDISNPSSPTELSVSGVAGRCAIALYVHGDYAYVLYTMDYLRILDISAPTSPSEVYHMSTRFFLWDVFATDSFLYLACDTHGLQIMDISVPFSPREIGHIDTRSQAIRVFVSGHYAYVSDVCTGIRIIDISTATSPVEIGSFGEYHVCTDIYISDSYAYVAQSVDGMRIYDISSPSSPSEIGEYDNSVQLIKIFVVDTLAYITCYEEGLKIVNISSSRHPFEIGTLNMGGNPEDIIVSDSYAYIADDFEGLKIIDVSNPSSPREVSSYSTMYGISCLAIKDSFLYIPKDHGGLLILNVSNPSLPRLANIYDTTWYAYDMFILDSYLYVVDGDIGLHILDISIPLLPREVGFFYTRDRPLDVFIAGNYAYILDDNIGLRIVDISNPSHPYLAGYYISGRACEMYIYDSLAFITGSHIKDLIILNVSDPSSVSLIGYYDLETYNSFTGLFVRPPYAYVNSGYDGLYILDVSYLTGINEKITQKPKSLGLFVYPNPFNSTCEITLPSNAYLEIYNIKGELVFSDYDIKNTSAMDNLQTRQIEWIPKSKTPSGTYIVRATTADGKTESKKIVFMK, from the coding sequence ATGAAAATAACTGGTAAAATTTTATTTTTGCTAATTTTTGTGATTTTTTTGCTGTCAACGGCGATTCACGCTCAGGATTCGCTTAATGTCAGGGTTATAAGCAAAGTTTTATCCGGTCCATATAATGACATATTTAAATGCGGAAACTATTGTTATGCTGGCGGTGGCAGTAGACTATCAATAATAGATGTATCCAATCCTGCACGACCGATTGAAGTGGGGCATTATTATGTTCCATTCTACATTTCTGACATTTTTGTAGTAGACACACTCGCATATGTTACCGATTTGGTAACAGGACTACATATAATAAATGTTTCAAACCCTGCGATGCCGCATGAAGTGGGTTCATTCACATCAAGATGGGGAGCATACGAAGTTCAAATAGTTGGTGATTACGCATATTTGGCAGGTATAGATGGACTGATAATATTAGACATATCGAACCCTTCATCACCAACAGAGTTATCAGTGAGTGGCGTTGCTGGTAGATGCGCTATTGCTTTATATGTTCACGGCGACTATGCATATGTTTTATATACTATGGATTATCTCCGCATTTTAGACATTTCCGCACCGACTTCGCCATCAGAAGTTTATCATATGTCAACGAGATTTTTTCTATGGGATGTATTCGCCACCGACTCATTTCTATATTTAGCCTGTGACACACATGGATTACAAATAATGGACATATCCGTGCCTTTCAGCCCGCGCGAGATAGGCCATATTGATACCAGAAGTCAAGCAATAAGGGTTTTCGTATCGGGGCACTATGCTTATGTCTCCGATGTCTGCACAGGAATAAGGATTATAGATATATCAACAGCAACATCACCTGTCGAAATTGGTTCCTTCGGCGAATATCATGTGTGTACAGATATATACATATCAGATTCATATGCGTATGTAGCTCAATCTGTGGATGGAATGAGAATATATGATATTTCCTCGCCTTCATCTCCTTCTGAAATTGGAGAATATGACAACTCTGTGCAGTTAATAAAAATCTTCGTCGTGGATACACTTGCTTATATTACTTGCTACGAGGAAGGATTAAAAATAGTCAACATTTCATCTTCGCGCCATCCATTTGAAATAGGCACTCTCAATATGGGGGGAAATCCAGAAGATATAATAGTTTCAGATTCCTACGCATATATCGCGGATGACTTCGAGGGTCTAAAGATAATAGATGTTTCAAATCCTTCATCTCCTCGTGAGGTTAGTTCATACAGCACGATGTATGGAATCTCTTGCCTTGCCATTAAAGATTCATTTCTATACATACCAAAAGACCATGGTGGTTTGCTGATATTAAATGTATCCAATCCTTCTTTACCCCGATTAGCAAATATATACGATACTACTTGGTATGCATATGATATGTTCATATTGGATTCATATCTATATGTAGTTGATGGCGATATAGGACTTCATATACTTGATATATCAATTCCACTGCTACCTCGAGAAGTCGGATTTTTTTACACGAGAGACCGTCCGCTTGATGTTTTTATAGCCGGAAATTACGCATACATATTAGACGACAATATTGGTCTCAGAATAGTGGATATATCGAATCCTTCACATCCTTATTTAGCTGGCTATTATATATCTGGAAGAGCTTGTGAGATGTATATTTATGATTCACTCGCATTCATCACGGGAAGTCACATAAAAGACCTTATAATATTGAACGTTTCTGACCCATCATCCGTAAGCCTTATTGGTTACTACGACCTTGAAACATATAACTCATTCACAGGATTATTTGTTCGTCCTCCTTATGCGTATGTTAATTCAGGGTATGATGGTTTATATATATTAGATGTTTCATACCTTACAGGTATTAACGAAAAAATAACACAAAAACCAAAATCATTAGGACTCTTTGTCTATCCTAATCCTTTCAATTCAACTTGTGAAATAACTCTGCCGAGTAACGCATATCTTGAAATATATAATATCAAAGGAGAGTTAGTTTTTTCCGATTATGATATTAAAAACACGAGCGCAATGGATAACTTACAAACCCGACAAATCGAATGGATTCCCAAAAGCAAAACTCCCTCTGGAACATATATTGTAAGGGCGACCACTGCGGATGGTAAAACCGAGAGTAAGAAAATAGTTTTTATGAAATGA
- a CDS encoding bifunctional enoyl-CoA hydratase/phosphate acetyltransferase has translation MLSAIKTGKRHNLAVADAAGEAVIAALAEAEKMGIIKPYLIGDEEKIKPLVEKHQLSEYKIINERDPQAIATKTVELARSGECDMIMKGKLSTPILLKAVLDKETGLRKGKLLSHVAVMEVEKYPKLFLMTDGGMNIRPDVNDKVQILANAAEVANKLGIEKPKAVGLAAIEIVNPDMPETVDAAILTKMSERGQLGNIIFDGPLAMDVVLSKQAAEAKHIKTEMAEDADIFLMPDIASGNIFAKALIYLADAKIGGVVMGAKVPIVLLSRSDTAQIKLFSIALGCLVAQ, from the coding sequence ATGTTATCAGCAATAAAAACTGGCAAACGCCACAACCTCGCCGTCGCTGATGCCGCAGGCGAAGCCGTGATAGCTGCATTGGCAGAGGCAGAAAAGATGGGAATAATAAAGCCATACCTCATTGGTGACGAGGAAAAAATAAAACCATTGGTGGAAAAGCACCAGCTTTCCGAATACAAAATAATAAACGAAAGGGACCCACAGGCTATAGCGACGAAAACAGTTGAGCTCGCCCGCAGTGGCGAGTGCGACATGATAATGAAGGGAAAATTATCCACACCGATATTACTTAAAGCTGTTCTCGATAAGGAGACTGGACTTAGAAAGGGGAAATTACTCTCGCATGTGGCAGTCATGGAAGTCGAAAAATACCCAAAACTTTTCCTCATGACAGATGGTGGCATGAACATCCGACCCGATGTTAACGACAAAGTTCAAATACTTGCTAATGCAGCAGAGGTGGCTAATAAACTCGGGATAGAAAAACCAAAAGCTGTGGGACTTGCCGCGATAGAAATAGTTAATCCCGATATGCCCGAAACGGTCGATGCAGCGATATTAACCAAAATGTCCGAGCGCGGACAACTTGGAAACATAATATTCGACGGTCCGCTCGCCATGGATGTCGTTCTGTCAAAACAAGCGGCAGAAGCTAAACACATAAAAACGGAAATGGCCGAAGACGCCGACATCTTTCTTATGCCCGACATTGCCAGCGGAAACATTTTCGCAAAAGCACTTATATACCTTGCCGACGCCAAAATAGGTGGTGTGGTCATGGGAGCAAAAGTTCCTATAGTGCTGCTCTCTCGCTCAGATACAGCGCAGATAAAACTATTCTCCATCGCGCTCGGATGCCTTGTAGCACAGTAA